The genomic segment CAATGCACGACTTAGTCTCTGGTTTGTGAGCCCCACAATTCATAATTTTAGTCTCTGTTTGGGACCCAAATTCACGACTTAGTCTCTTTTCTGTGAGTCCCCCAATTCACAGCTTAGTCTCTGTCCCTGAGCCCTCCCTCTGGCCAAACGCACCCGCTGTCCAGCCCCACCTGCAGGACTCGGGCTCTGTTCCTCCCCACGGGCAGGACGGGCTCTCCCTTCGCTGGAGGTGCCGGGGCACAGCTCAGCCTCCCCCCGGGCGCTGAGCCCCAACCCACCCGCCTCGGGCTCTGCTTCCCAGCCGGGCTgagcccccagcagccccagccgctCTCAGGCCCTGGAGACGTGGGACTGGGGCTCTgagcccccagcccggcccggggaGCCCGGCTTTGGGCTGCCCCACCCCTCGCCTctgcccctgcacccccacgGAGCTCCTGTCCCTCGGCAGCCCCCGcagctccttctccatctcacagcccagctGCGGAGCCCCCGAAGCACCCCAACAGCCCCAGCACATTAGGCTTGATTTCTTAACAGTTTGGAGCTGAAGCCGTATCAGAAGATTGGTTTGAACTGGTTGGCGCTGCTGCATAAACACGGGTTGAATGGCATATTGGCTGATGAAATGGTAAGTGccaaatgaattatttaagaaccattaaaagctttgcaaaaataacttcattaaattctttcattttccagaaacCCCAAGCAGGTTCTAAGTCATTTGTTTCAGGTGATATAAGTAATTAGTATTGCAAACAGTTTCTCCACGTGTTGAGAAGCTGCAGTTTCTGCCACCCCAGGTTACCCTCACACCGTTCATTTTAACAGCTCCTTGCCCACAAATCTAACTCATACTACTTGCCCAGCATTTAGTTGCAGTGAGCCCCTGTCTTCTACATTTCCCCATCAGTTTCAAAGGCCGTGAGCGAGTGGATGGGTTTTTAAATCCGTGGTATGGAAAACACAAAAGTGAGTGTTGGTGGGAAAGAAATCTGATTTTCCTATTAAATTCCCCTTTGGAAATAGCTGCGAAATCCTTTGTACAATTGGCTCAAATGGAAGGAAACAGTTGGTTTGCAGGTAACCGTTGGTCTGCAGCACCGTCTGGTTTGGGTCGGTAAAGTTTTGAAGATTTAAGGGGTGAATTTGAACTAAAACGAAAATCTTTATAAATGGGAAAGATGAATCCCTGATGCTCCAATGTGGAGCTGAAAAGCTGCTTGAGTTTTATTGTGATTGAGCTTGTCTTGTGCAAAACAGTGTGGTTACACGGAACGAGTTTATAATCTTCACTCCACCATCCTTATCTTACGAGCACAAAACATGAGTATGTTCCACAGAtggtaaattttatttaaatggctttgttttctcttaggGCTTAGGAAAAACAATTCAAGCTATTGCGTTCCTAGCTTATCTCTACCAAGAGGGCCATAAGGGTCCCCATTTGATAGTTGTGCCGGTTTCAACATTAGGTAAGTTAAATGCTTCAAaatgatttgtttgtttaaaaaactgcTCATGGCCGGACTGTGAAACAGAtaattttgtgaaagaaaacttGATTTTCTTATGGTGATCTTCAGCGCCTCAAGTCATTGGGATTGGAATGCAAAGCACACTGAGGGCGCGCTTGTGCTGAATCAATCACACCTGACATGgacttgttttttaatatgctgCACAGACAGTAAAGTACTTGTTACATTTGGCGTGTTTATCAAAGTCTTTTTCCTGACTGCATATTGGCTGAAATTCCCAGTCTTCAGGCTGTGCTGGGCATTGGGTTTCACGGCATTTGAGACGTTCCGTGGGGTTTTTGCCCCTTTGCTGCACAGAATGCGTCAGAGCAGATCCAAATCCTACAACGATGGGGTTTTGCTGTCTTTTCCTTGTGTGTTCTGCTTGTTCAATGGCCTCGGTTGAACGCGAGAAGAATATGGTGCAACAAAATGTGTCAGCGAAGCCCATGAGTTGAGTAGAAACTGGGTTTTTGTGGAGTTAAATTGACCTTTGTGGAGTGATtcgagaaaggagaaagcagcaagTTGGATTTGgacagaaaatgctgcttttaatgtaaaatacttATTGAGGCTTCAAAAATTTCTCTGAACACATGAGAAGAGCTTCACGTTGTTGGATGCCCGTTTGAAGTTGCCATTTGCAGCGTGCTTTTGAAATCCAACAGAACCCGTCTTGTTAATAGCTCTCAAAAAGGCACGTTAGTTAAAAGCTGAGGGGTGCGTAAAGGTGTAAGTGGAGTTCCTTAAACTTCAGGAGCATTTAGAGGGATTTGCTTAAGAATCAGATGTTTGGTTTAATCCTGAGATGCGTCTGAAAGTATGTAAGACATACTAAAGCATAAAtgacttgtttttctctgtcttaATGATGCCTTCCAGATAACTGGATAAGAGAAATTCACCTGTGGTGTCCTGAGCTCAACATCCTTATTTACTATGGTGAGGAACACGATTTAGAAATGAACCTAATAATACAATTGCTCGGATGGTCAGCCTGAGAAAACATAATTGCTTATGTTTAAATACGCATCTCTTGCTGACTGCGTTTCTGTGGACGGTCTTAATTTTCGTAGGTATATATTATAAACGTATCTATATAAGTACTTGTGCTCATTGCGTGCGCTGTTCTTCCACAGGATCCCAAGAAGATCGGAAACATCTCAGGGTGGACATTCACAACAAAGCCGTGGATTTCAATGTGATTGTAACTACGTAAGTGCAGAATTCGATAACCAGAGGGATGTGGTTGGCTTCCACTGACCTCTAGTGGCACAGAAACGCCAAGTCTGCATTTTGGTGAGGGGGGAAGGGAACGGGCTTTTGTCTTTAGGTGGCGATTAACTAGAATTTCGTTAATACTGTGGCAGATAGCACATCATAGACGCTTTAGACACCATTTGTCTCTCTATTAAGTAATAAATACTAATGAACACGTATTCCTTTGTAATAGATTTGCGCAGGTTTTTGGGAAGTCACGGAGAGCGCTGCCTCATGGAGTAAACTGTAATTATTTGCTAGGAGTGAACCGTGTTCTGGTTGGTTTGACATCGTGCCCCCCGTGTATTCTGTCCATATCTCTTTGCAGTTTTAGGGAATTTCATACCGTTGTGATAGCCGTGTGTTCATGGTGAACGTGTCTTGCTCTGTCAGATACAACTGTGCCATCAGCAGCTCAGACGACCGGGGGCTgtttcgcaggctgaagctgaACTACGCAATTTTCGACGAAGGCCACATGCTGAAGAACATGAGCTCTGTGCGCTACCAGCACCTCATGACAATCAATGTAAGAGCTTCAATTATTGTTCAGTTTGGGGGAAACTCCCGTTTCCGCTGGTTTGCAGTGGTGGGCTGAGGCAGAACGGAGTCTGCACATCTGGAAAAGCTGGAGCACCGCTCTTTGTCTCATAACTGCGATTTTAGCACTGTGCTGTTGGTACAGTAACTGTATGCTTATGATCATTTATTACAACTTAGTTTTCAACATCATCTTTTCATCAAAAGCGCTTTTCAAAAGGCGATCTTTAAGCGGTTCAACTATGGCTTTTGCTTGTAATTCAAAACTTGTGCCTAAATTCTTCATAGCAGTAGAGAAGATACAACATGGGATGAACAGTTGGcgtataatttaaaaaaacagccaaataaGATCCCCCCAGCGCCAGGAAGGCTGTTCTTACATCTAGATTAGGCTTCTTGAATAAGTGTGCGCAGTTCCCCACCGATCTGTAAACCGTTTTGTTGACTTAAGCAGGAAATTATTCCACGAGATCAAAATTGATTTTAAGTTTCAATAGTTATGGTTTATCAGCTTGTTTTCTCGGTTCTCCAGAGCTGCGTTGTTTCGgccagttttcatttttaagccGTTTGACAAATGTTTCTCGCTTCTGTTTCCGCTTTGGACAAACAGGCAAAGAACCGCTTGCTGCTGACGGGGACTCCGGTGCAAAATAACCTGTTGGAGTTGATGTCCCTTTTGAATTTCGTCATGCCGCACATGTTCAGCAGCAGCACGAGCGAAATCCGAAGGAtgttctcttcaaaagcggtaAGGATTATATAAGTTCTTCctgaaaatagcttttttgtttttttgctagAACGCTGCTGTTGCTGCGTAACTTGTGTTTTATTGGTATCTTGGGGAAATGGGTGATGCAGTTATGAAAAACTAGAAAATGAAACGATGAAATAAGCCATTTAGAGTAAGAATGTGTCAGAACAAAGTATCTCAGAGCACGAATGGTCCTCTTagatcccagaatgtcaggggttggagggccctggaaagctcatccagtgcaatccccccatggagcaggaacacccagatgaggttacacaggaaggtgtccaggcgggttggaatgtctgcagagaaggagactccacgacCCCCTGGGcggcctgggccaggctctgccaccctcaccccaaacaagtttcttctcatattccagtggaacctcctgtgttccagtttgcacccattgtcccttgtcctgtcactggttgtcaccagaagagcctggctccatcctcctgacactccccctttccatactgatccccaggaatgagtcccccctcagtgtcctcttgtccagctccagagccccagctccctcagcctttcctcacacgggagatgctccactccctccagcatcttggtggctgcgctggactctctccagcagttccctgtcctgctggaactgaggggccacagctggacacaatattccaggtgtggtctccccagggcagagcagaggggcaggagaacctctctgacctactgaccacccccttctaacccaccccaggtaccattggcttcctggccacaagggcccagtgctggctcatggtcaccctgctgtccccaggacccccaggtccctttcccctacgctgctctctaatagctcattccccaacttacactggaacctggggttgttcctgcccagattcaagactctacactcgcacctgttatatttcattacatttttccctgcccacctctccagcctgtccaggtctctgatggcagcacagcttccagtgtcaccactgctcccggctcggtgtcaccagcaaacttgctgacagtcactctgttccctcgtccaaatcattgatgaatatattgaacagtcccggccccagcactgcccctgaggcactgcactggctCTGTCTGTTCTGGCTGGGTGTTTCATCGGGTTGTAACAGTGAAGATAGTGTTGTTACAGCTGCAAACTCACACTGTGACTGAATCCTTGCAATATTTCCTTAGAAGAGTGCTGAAGAACAAAGCATATATGAAAAGGAGAGGATCGCACATGCAAAGCAGATAATAAAACCATTCATCTTGAGAAGAGTAAAAGATGAGGTAATGTTGCATCTTTAAAATGCTGGGTTCCTATTCTCAAAAACCTGATGATCTTGGAGACTCAGAGTAGGATTTCAGATCAGATTTTGTCAGGGCTGGTTTTAGCTCTTTATCCAGGGAGAGCAAGAAACTTTTAGCAGTTTCCAAGTGAAAACGTGAACCTGCTGCAGCTTTGATGCTTATTATTCGCTGGCTATTTACAATGAGGCATTTTAGGTAAGAAAGATGACTGGAAGCTGATTCGGTGCTGTCTAAGTGCTGAGAAGTGAGAAATCCTCCGCATTAATGACCAAAAGACTTATGACTTTATAATAACCGTGTTTTATCTTAACAAAGTTAACTGAAAGGTGGTGAGTATGTGTTTGTGCGTGGGTATGACTAGAAATGGGTGTTGTAAGTTATTTTGCCGTCATCAAAacgtttcttttttcttccaaaatccaAACCCTGTTTAAATTCTTGTATCTAGAATCGCATAtgtaaaggaaagggaaaactcaGTAGTTACCTGAGTAGTAGTTTGCATCCTGCTGAGTCGGTGAAGCTGCAGCCAGTGGAAGGAGTTGGGAACAGAGCAGCTTGAAAGCAGCTTCTGAGCGAGTGCAGAATCCCGACTGTTTCCTGCAGTACAGTTTTCACCggctgtgtttttattttgccagGTCCTGAAACAACTACCTCCCAAAAAAGACCTCATCGAATTATGTGCCATGTCTGagaagcaggagcagctctACTGTGATCTCTTAAACAAGCTCAAGAAGACTTTCAACAGCAACGGTGTGTGAGGTTCTCGTTGCCTTTCTTCACGCCCACTCGTCTGTCGGACGCGATCACAAAGCTCTCGCTTTGTCCAAGTGTCTAACGCTCGTTAACTGACCCGATCTTCTCTAtgatcctttttttcctgtcagttCAGGTACTGAGTGAACTGTCAAATTCTTTGTTTACAGAGAAAAACTCTGATATGGGAAATGTGATGATGCAACTtagaaaaatggcaaatcacCCTCTGCTGCATCGGCAGCATTACACGAGCGACAAGCTCCGGACAATGGCCACGCTGATGCTCAAGGTGAGGCGATGAGATGCAGAAGCAATGCTTAATTTCTCAGGATTTTTAATGCAACTTGAATAGATGTTCCTTATTTTCATCATTCAGTCCTCTGGTGCGCAGTGTCTCTGCCGAACTGCAtccattgctgctgctttgtattTCTCTGCGTCTGTCCAGGGGTCTAATCGAGCTCTGTATGTATTTAGCACAGATTTTTGTATGGGCTGTTAGAATGGAGACAACGGCTGCGGGACTGTGGTCGTTTCCGTTCTCTGCCCTCTACCCcaaaattcagaagcaaagTGCATATGGAAAAAGATCTTGAGTGGGCAGTTGATTCATAGTTTCTGAGCAGCGAGAAATACAGGCTGTGCAGAACTGAAACAGGGAAGATACAAGTACTGAGGGCTGGTTTTTTGGAACTTGGCTGGGGTTCGTGCCTGTGGAGTTTGGGGAAGATTGTCGCTTTTCTCTCAAGTATTAAAGCGCTCTGCGAAAGCTGCCCCTGGCTTCCAGTTCCTTTCgctttgttttgaaacaaagcCAGCCGAGGTTGGGGAGAACGGAAGAAGCGACTGGTTGGTTTGCGGAGGATTTCTGTCCCAGGTTTATTCCGCCTGGTCCCGTCGTGCTCTCCAGatgtggcttttcttttcctctttcctccccgCATGACGTCCCCTGCCCACCCTACATCTTGGGCTGGGCGTCCCGTGTCTTCCACCGTCGGTGCAAGGATCGGGCCTCCCTTTTAGGGAATGTGTCTTCGGGGGAAGAGGTCTGCTAGGGGCCTCAAAGGTCACAGGGCTCGCTGGGATCTGCGTAACGGCCGTGGGGGCTGAGCCCATATTATAACTCTTAGTTTTTGGCAGGAAAAGCTCAGTGACACATGATCCTCTGCTACAGAGCTGGGATGCAGAGCTCGTCTCTCTTGGGCTCGCATGAGCCACGCTCTGGCATTTGTCCGTGTCTCGTCGTGCTGCTTTGTTCCCCCAGGCAGTTGGGATGTCTATGGTGGGTcggtttgggctttttcttgTCTGCCTGGTGAGGATTGTGCATTGCGTTACTTCTCGCAGGAACCCACCCATTGTGACGCCAACCCCGACCTTATCTTGGAAGACATGACAGTCATGACGGATTTTGAGCTGCACCTGCTTTGCAAGCAATATCCTCACATCAGCGACTACAAGTTGGGCATGGATCAGATCTTGGATTCGGGGAAGTTCAGGGCGCTGGAGCGCATCCTGTCCGACTTCAAAGAGAAGGTGGGTGCTGCAGGCGGCCAAAACTCCTTTTCCTGCCCATCTAAAGGGTGGCTCTGAACAGCTGCTTAAATTAACACCTGCCGGTTGTATGTGCAACCGGGTTGTGGAGTGTTACAACGTGACTTAGCGCATGGGCAGCATTGCAAACAATACTTGGAGCTCTGGATGTGCGGTCCTGCCCACACACGGCACTTCAGAGGCAGCTGCAATCAGCTTTCCCGTTTCTCCACGGTTCAGAATATTCACCCCGCGTTAGCGCTGCTCTCTGGGTGTACAGAGGGCTGCCTTCACTTTGGCAGCTCATCGGCCTCTTCTTGGCGGTTCAATAAGACCGGTACACCAGAATAATCGTGTGTTAGGCCGGCGTCAAGGTAAGAAGAGCTCACTGCTCTGAGTCGTAGGTTCAGACCGGCTTGTTTTCCAAGTGCGCACGTACCATAATACTTCAGAGCATCCTGCGTTTGCACAAGCGTGGATTGTGCATCCGTTGGATTATTTCAGACGGAagagtgctgctgctctgtatTATATGGAATATAGTTTAGACGTaagcttttaatgaaaatatggtGTTGTTTCTAGATGGAGCAGGTCTGTCACGTGTGCATGTGACGTGTGATTTCCAGGCACCTAAGCACAAAGTGACTAAACAAACTA from the Columba livia isolate bColLiv1 breed racing homer chromosome 4, bColLiv1.pat.W.v2, whole genome shotgun sequence genome contains:
- the LOC135579410 gene encoding SWI/SNF-related matrix-associated actin-dependent regulator of chromatin subfamily A containing DEAD/H box 1-like; the encoded protein is MGLGKTIQAIAFLAYLYQEGHKGPHLIVVPVSTLDNWIREIHLWCPELNILIYYGSQEDRKHLRVDIHNKAVDFNVIVTTYNCAISSSDDRGLFRRLKLNYAIFDEGHMLKNMSSVRYQHLMTINAKNRLLLTGTPVQNNLLELMSLLNFVMPHMFSSSTSEIRRMFSSKAKSAEEQSIYEKERIAHAKQIIKPFILRRVKDEVLKQLPPKKDLIELCAMSEKQEQLYCDLLNKLKKTFNSNEKNSDMGNVMMQLRKMANHPLLHRQHYTSDKLRTMATLMLKEPTHCDANPDLILEDMTVMTDFELHLLCKQYPHISDYKLGMDQILDSGKFRALERILSDFKEKGDRVVLFSQFTMMLDILEVFLKHWQHRYIRLDGKTQISDRIRLIDQFNTDMGIFVFLLSTKAGGLGINLTSANVVILHDIDCNPYNDKQAEDRCHRVGQTREVKVIKLISKGTIEESMLKISQQKLKLEQDMTAADSGEEGTIPADIATLLKASLGL